One genomic region from Enterobacter hormaechei ATCC 49162 encodes:
- a CDS encoding sensor domain-containing diguanylate cyclase — protein sequence MKAPLIPVNETERMNALRESGLLEIDNYPAFDRLTRLATRFFRVPLAMITLVDDHAVIVKSADGRVPVSQPRELSFCGHTILGDAPLVVGDTLRDERFADNPQVAGEPGVRFYAGYPLRLRDGACVGSLCLIDYAPREFSAADSAVLADLSALAEDEFAAVSAATTDELTGLFNRRGFNQFAQFALSVSQRRAEPLTLGWLDLDHFKTINDRFGHQEGDKALKAMAALMRSSFREADLLVRFGGDEFAVLFADTDEPGAWIAMQYLVEQTENYNARQLHPWSLQFSWGLSEFDHHRNDMQAWLKHADAQMYAMKRQHHGEK from the coding sequence ATGAAAGCACCTTTGATTCCCGTTAATGAAACGGAGCGCATGAATGCACTGCGCGAGTCCGGTCTGCTTGAGATCGACAATTATCCCGCGTTTGACCGTCTGACGCGTCTGGCAACACGCTTTTTCAGGGTGCCGCTGGCGATGATTACGCTGGTGGATGATCACGCCGTGATCGTGAAGTCTGCCGATGGCCGGGTGCCCGTCAGCCAGCCTCGCGAACTCTCGTTTTGTGGTCATACGATCCTGGGGGACGCGCCGCTGGTGGTGGGGGATACGCTGCGGGACGAACGCTTTGCGGACAACCCGCAGGTGGCGGGAGAGCCTGGCGTGCGCTTTTATGCCGGTTACCCGCTGCGTTTACGTGACGGGGCGTGCGTAGGCTCGTTGTGTCTCATTGATTACGCACCGCGTGAGTTTTCGGCGGCGGATTCCGCCGTACTGGCCGATCTCAGCGCGCTGGCAGAGGATGAGTTTGCAGCCGTAAGCGCGGCCACGACCGATGAGCTTACGGGGCTGTTTAACCGTCGCGGGTTTAACCAGTTTGCGCAGTTTGCGCTGTCGGTTTCGCAGCGTCGGGCAGAACCGTTAACGCTTGGCTGGCTGGATCTGGACCATTTCAAAACCATTAACGATCGCTTCGGGCACCAGGAGGGCGACAAAGCCCTGAAAGCGATGGCCGCCCTGATGCGTTCCTCATTCCGCGAGGCCGATCTGCTGGTACGTTTCGGGGGAGATGAGTTCGCGGTACTGTTTGCGGATACCGATGAGCCTGGCGCCTGGATCGCCATGCAGTATCTTGTTGAACAAACGGAAAATTACAACGCGCGCCAGCTGCATCCCTGGTCGTTACAGTTCTCCTGGGGGTTAAGCGAGTTCGATCATCACCGGAACGATATGCAGGCGTGGTTAAAGCATGCGGATGCGCAGATGTACGCCATGAAGCGGCAGCATCACGGCGAAAAATGA
- a CDS encoding tagaturonate reductase, whose protein sequence is MNTLNRRDFPGARYPERIIQFGEGNFLRAFVDWQIDLLNEHTDLNSGVVIVRPIQSDFPPSLSTQDGLYTTIIRGLNEQGEAVSDARLIRSVNREISVYSQYDEFLKLAHNPDMRFVFSNTTEAGISYHAGDKFDDAPAVSYPAKLTSLLFERFTHFNGAADKGWIIIPCELIDYNGDALRELVLRYAQAWALPAAFIAWLNDANTFCSTLVDRIVTGYPRDEVAELEAGLGYHDGFLDTAEHFYLFVIQGPKSLAAELRLDKYPLNVLIVDDIKPYKERKVAILNGAHTALVPVAFQAGLDTVGDAMNDAEICAFVEKAIYEEIIPVLDLPRDELHSFASAVTGRFRNPYIKHQLLSIALNGMTKYRTRILPQLLAGQKATGKLPARLTFALAALIAFYRAERNGERYPVQDDAHWLERYQQLWTQHHDKQVTTRELVSSVLSVSEHWEQDLTQVNGLVEQVAQDLDAILRKGMRDAVKPLC, encoded by the coding sequence GTGAACACACTCAACCGTCGTGATTTCCCCGGTGCGCGCTATCCTGAACGTATCATCCAGTTCGGCGAAGGTAACTTCCTGCGCGCGTTCGTTGACTGGCAAATCGACCTCTTAAACGAGCATACCGATCTCAATTCAGGTGTGGTGATTGTGCGGCCAATCCAGAGCGATTTTCCCCCGTCGCTGAGTACCCAGGATGGTCTCTATACCACGATTATTCGTGGTCTGAATGAGCAGGGTGAAGCGGTAAGCGATGCGCGTCTTATTCGTTCCGTGAATCGTGAAATCAGCGTCTACAGCCAGTACGATGAATTTCTGAAGCTCGCCCATAACCCGGACATGCGATTTGTCTTTTCCAATACCACGGAGGCGGGCATCAGCTATCACGCGGGCGATAAGTTTGACGATGCGCCAGCGGTCAGCTATCCGGCCAAACTGACGAGTCTGCTGTTCGAACGCTTTACCCACTTTAACGGGGCAGCGGATAAAGGCTGGATCATCATTCCTTGCGAACTCATCGACTACAACGGCGATGCCCTGCGTGAACTGGTGCTGCGCTATGCACAGGCGTGGGCGCTACCGGCGGCATTCATTGCCTGGCTGAATGACGCTAACACTTTCTGCTCGACGCTCGTTGACCGCATTGTTACCGGCTATCCGCGTGATGAGGTGGCAGAGCTGGAGGCCGGTCTGGGCTATCACGACGGCTTCCTCGACACGGCTGAACACTTCTATCTGTTTGTTATTCAGGGGCCAAAATCACTTGCAGCGGAACTGCGCCTGGATAAATACCCGCTCAATGTCCTGATTGTTGACGATATCAAACCGTATAAAGAGCGTAAGGTGGCGATCCTCAACGGCGCGCACACGGCGCTGGTCCCGGTCGCTTTTCAGGCCGGGCTGGATACGGTAGGGGACGCCATGAACGACGCGGAGATTTGCGCGTTCGTAGAAAAGGCTATTTATGAGGAGATCATACCGGTCCTGGATCTGCCGCGCGACGAGCTGCACTCCTTCGCCAGTGCCGTAACGGGGCGTTTCCGTAATCCGTACATTAAGCATCAGCTGCTGTCGATTGCACTGAACGGGATGACCAAATACCGCACCCGCATTCTGCCGCAACTGCTGGCAGGACAGAAGGCGACCGGCAAACTGCCTGCACGCCTGACCTTTGCCCTGGCGGCGCTGATTGCGTTCTACCGCGCCGAACGCAACGGTGAGCGTTACCCGGTGCAGGACGATGCGCACTGGCTTGAACGTTACCAGCAGCTGTGGACGCAACATCACGATAAACAGGTCACTACCCGTGAACTGGTATCGTCGGTGTTAAGCGTGAGCGAGCACTGGGAGCAGGATCTGACGCAGGTGAACGGACTGGTAGAACAGGTTGCGCAGGATCTGGATGCGATTTTACGCAAAGGCATGCGCGATGCGGTGAAACCGCTCTGCTAA
- a CDS encoding DUF4186 domain-containing protein — MSTLDPLFARLARSTFRSRFHLGTKERQYCWDKGAETIDRHAADFVAARLAPAQPVNDGKQTPMRGHPVFIAQHATATCCRGCLAKWHAIPQGVPLNAQQQQYIVNVIHHWLVIEVNRAS, encoded by the coding sequence ATGTCCACGTTAGACCCTTTATTCGCGCGCCTGGCCCGCTCCACGTTTCGTTCGCGTTTTCATTTAGGAACGAAAGAGCGGCAATACTGCTGGGATAAAGGCGCGGAGACTATCGATCGGCATGCCGCCGATTTTGTCGCCGCGCGACTGGCACCTGCACAGCCGGTAAATGACGGTAAGCAGACGCCGATGCGTGGCCATCCGGTCTTTATCGCCCAGCATGCCACGGCAACCTGCTGTCGGGGCTGTCTGGCTAAGTGGCATGCGATCCCGCAGGGCGTGCCGCTGAATGCGCAGCAACAACAGTATATCGTCAACGTGATCCATCATTGGCTGGTCATTGAGGTAAATCGTGCCTCATGA
- a CDS encoding methyl-accepting chemotaxis protein produces MNLTQIFRRLAQRFIPRQFGLLTGIFCIIGLFSALQLSSSFLLTASLNQAQRNEQRNQLAWQQQSRLDQARVSLLAASDLLNRAGVYFMQDKETGSEGSWHSLMDEAQKSLAASQQAWKGWLALNPPQDEALVNSYQLFYSAIREQAEGLVKTNSIDLFFAVPAQAFQTDFNDNFARYQQRSEKQAIQGRQSLMEQLSGLQRLFLCAPLVLVAIAIAVWFGMAKWVITPLRRMIVHINLLAAGDLSGTPPDVVRFNREISQLSGSITAMQRGLQQLVTQVSEATTAMVENIGSLAQGNQKLYQQSTRQAKELEEVTAHIADLENHVEGNTGYAKLARSRADEARQAAVGGEHMMSAVNGSMQTIVDRSSEMRGIVAMIDSVAFQTNILALNAAIEAAHAGEQGRGFAVVAREVGLLARKSSHSTQTIQALINHSLQGIEEGSQVVNRLEDNLQQVTGLVANLSSLLNDISLATLNQGESIHQMTRQLQALNQVSRQTDLLVSEASNASARLHQESDLLLQAVSRFRLPA; encoded by the coding sequence ATGAACCTAACGCAAATTTTTCGCCGTCTTGCGCAGCGCTTTATTCCTCGTCAGTTTGGCCTGCTGACCGGCATCTTTTGTATTATTGGCCTTTTCTCCGCCCTGCAACTCTCTTCCTCCTTCCTGCTGACCGCCTCCCTGAATCAAGCCCAGCGTAACGAACAGCGCAATCAGCTGGCCTGGCAGCAACAGAGCAGGCTGGATCAGGCGCGCGTTTCCCTGCTGGCGGCAAGCGATCTGCTCAACCGCGCTGGCGTGTACTTCATGCAGGATAAAGAGACCGGCTCAGAAGGGAGCTGGCATAGCCTGATGGACGAGGCGCAAAAATCCCTGGCGGCGTCACAGCAGGCGTGGAAAGGCTGGCTCGCGCTTAATCCGCCGCAAGACGAGGCGCTGGTCAATAGCTATCAGCTTTTCTATAGCGCCATCAGGGAGCAGGCGGAAGGGCTGGTGAAAACCAATAGCATTGATCTCTTTTTTGCCGTACCCGCCCAGGCGTTTCAGACCGATTTTAATGACAACTTCGCACGCTATCAGCAGCGAAGTGAGAAGCAGGCGATACAGGGGCGTCAGTCGCTCATGGAACAACTCTCAGGGCTGCAACGACTGTTCCTGTGTGCGCCGCTGGTGCTGGTGGCCATTGCCATTGCCGTCTGGTTCGGCATGGCAAAATGGGTGATAACCCCGCTACGCCGTATGATCGTGCATATAAACCTGCTTGCGGCTGGAGATTTGTCCGGCACGCCGCCTGACGTTGTGCGCTTCAACCGGGAAATCAGCCAGCTCAGCGGCAGTATTACCGCCATGCAGCGCGGTCTACAGCAACTGGTGACTCAGGTCAGCGAGGCCACCACCGCCATGGTTGAGAATATCGGGTCACTTGCCCAGGGAAATCAGAAGCTTTATCAGCAGTCTACGCGGCAGGCCAAAGAGCTGGAGGAGGTGACGGCGCATATTGCCGATCTCGAAAACCACGTTGAGGGGAACACGGGGTATGCGAAACTTGCCCGCTCGCGTGCCGATGAGGCCCGACAGGCTGCCGTCGGCGGGGAGCACATGATGTCTGCGGTGAATGGCTCGATGCAGACGATCGTCGACCGATCCTCAGAGATGCGCGGGATCGTCGCGATGATCGACAGCGTGGCGTTTCAGACCAATATTCTGGCCCTCAATGCTGCCATTGAAGCCGCCCATGCGGGGGAGCAGGGGCGCGGATTCGCGGTAGTCGCCCGAGAAGTGGGGCTGCTGGCCAGAAAAAGCAGTCACTCTACGCAAACCATCCAGGCGCTGATCAACCATTCGCTACAGGGTATTGAAGAAGGTTCCCAGGTGGTAAACCGTCTGGAAGATAATCTGCAACAGGTTACCGGGCTGGTGGCGAATCTGAGCAGCCTGCTGAATGACATTTCGCTTGCCACCCTGAATCAGGGGGAAAGTATTCACCAGATGACCCGTCAGCTTCAGGCGCTGAATCAGGTATCGCGTCAGACAGATCTGCTGGTTAGCGAAGCGTCGAATGCCTCTGCGCGTCTGCATCAGGAGTCAGATCTTTTGTTACAGGCCGTCTCGCGTTTTCGTCTCCCTGCCTGA
- the glsB gene encoding glutaminase B codes for MAAVIHNEMLDEILAQVRPLLGQGKVADYIPALASISGNKLGIAICTIDGQRFQAGDALERFSIQSISKVLSLVAAMRQYDEQEIWQRVGKDPSGQPFNSLLQLEIEQGKPRNPFINAGALVVCDMLQSRLSAPRQRMLEIVRQLSGVQDIAYDSVVARSEFEHSARNAAIAWLMKSFGNFHNDVATVLQNYFHYCALKMNCVELAQTFLFLAHQGHAPHLGEDVVSPMQARQINALMATSGMYQNAGEFAWRVGLPAKSGVGGGVVAIVPHEMAIAVWSPELDETGNSLAGVAALEQLTKRLGRSVY; via the coding sequence GTGGCTGCGGTCATCCATAATGAGATGCTGGACGAGATTCTGGCGCAGGTTCGTCCGTTACTGGGGCAGGGTAAGGTTGCCGATTACATTCCCGCGCTGGCCTCGATCAGCGGGAATAAGCTTGGTATCGCCATTTGTACCATCGACGGGCAGCGTTTTCAGGCGGGAGACGCGCTGGAGCGCTTTTCGATTCAGTCGATCTCAAAAGTGCTCAGCCTGGTTGCCGCCATGCGCCAGTATGACGAGCAGGAGATCTGGCAGCGGGTAGGCAAAGATCCGTCCGGTCAGCCGTTCAACTCCCTTCTCCAGCTGGAAATCGAACAGGGTAAGCCGCGTAACCCGTTTATTAACGCCGGGGCGCTGGTGGTGTGCGATATGCTGCAAAGTCGGCTGAGCGCGCCGCGCCAGCGGATGCTCGAAATTGTGCGTCAGCTTTCCGGCGTGCAGGACATTGCCTACGATTCGGTGGTCGCGCGCTCTGAGTTTGAACACTCTGCACGTAATGCCGCGATTGCCTGGCTGATGAAGTCCTTCGGCAATTTTCATAATGATGTCGCCACGGTTCTGCAAAACTATTTTCATTACTGCGCACTGAAGATGAACTGTGTCGAACTGGCGCAGACTTTTCTGTTTCTGGCGCATCAGGGCCATGCCCCGCATCTGGGTGAGGACGTTGTCTCCCCCATGCAGGCCCGGCAGATCAACGCCTTAATGGCGACCAGCGGAATGTATCAGAACGCAGGAGAGTTTGCCTGGCGCGTGGGGCTGCCGGCCAAATCCGGCGTTGGCGGTGGGGTTGTGGCGATTGTCCCGCACGAGATGGCGATTGCCGTCTGGAGCCCGGAACTGGACGAAACCGGCAATTCACTGGCAGGCGTGGCGGCGCTGGAGCAGCTGACCAAACGTCTTGGACGGTCCGTATATTAA
- a CDS encoding GNAT family N-acetyltransferase gives MNSPMLIKPLSRQDILTHITALNDILVSCVNGGASVSFMLPFSSGKAHTFWLSVAESVGRNERTVLGCFDEEQGLIGTVQLITDQPENQPHRADVAKLLVHEKARRKGAAMALMEALEAVARAKALTVLVLDTSTGSGAETFYQRAGWQKMGEIPRYALMPNGDMTATSVFYKFL, from the coding sequence ATGAACTCTCCCATGCTGATTAAACCTCTCTCCCGACAGGACATTCTTACCCACATCACTGCCCTGAACGATATTCTCGTCAGCTGTGTCAACGGCGGCGCCTCCGTCAGCTTTATGCTGCCTTTTTCTTCCGGGAAAGCCCATACGTTCTGGCTCAGCGTCGCAGAAAGCGTCGGGCGCAACGAGCGCACTGTATTGGGCTGTTTCGATGAGGAGCAGGGGCTGATTGGCACGGTCCAGCTGATCACCGATCAGCCTGAAAACCAGCCGCACCGCGCAGATGTCGCGAAACTGCTGGTTCATGAGAAGGCGCGCCGTAAAGGGGCAGCAATGGCGCTGATGGAAGCCCTTGAGGCGGTTGCGCGTGCAAAAGCCCTTACGGTGCTGGTGCTTGATACGTCGACTGGCAGCGGCGCAGAGACGTTTTACCAACGTGCGGGCTGGCAAAAGATGGGGGAGATCCCACGCTACGCCCTGATGCCGAACGGGGACATGACGGCAACCTCGGTGTTTTATAAATTTTTGTGA